A stretch of the Malus domestica chromosome 08, GDT2T_hap1 genome encodes the following:
- the LOC139197961 gene encoding F-box protein At1g47056-like has translation MGQSASAAANSSRRESNNRIHGSKSKAMLQADEEDFEIVDCATDFISDLSDECLACIFRSLGSGDRKRCSLVCRRWLRIEGQSRLRLSLHAQSDLLPIIPSLFSRFDAVTKLSLKCDSRCVSVGDEALVLISLRCRNLTRLKLRACRELTDAGMMSFAKNCKGLKKLSCGSCKFGAKGMNAVLDNSSALEELSVKRLCGITDGSAAEPIGTGVAAASLKRICLKELDNGQCFGPLIIGAKKLRTLKLFRCSGDWDKLLQVIAERVTSMVEIHLEKLQVSDVGLTAISNCLDLEILHLIKNPECTNVGLVSVAERCKLLRKLHIDGWKANRVGDEGLVSVAKNCANLQELVLIGVNPTKVSLEALASNCPNLERLAFCGSDTVGDVEISCIAAKCVALKKLCIKGCPVSDIGLEALAGGCPNMVRVKLNKCRGVTAEGADWLRASRPLTAMILDTGETIQGLLTGRGFVACTLRRWASNRNNS, from the coding sequence ATGGGCCAGTCAGCTTCGGCGGCCGCCAATTCAAGCCGCCGTGAGAGCAACAACCGCATCCATGGATCCAAGTCCAAAGCAATGCTGCAGGCCGACGAGGAAGACTTTGAGATCGTCGACTGTGCCACCGATTTCATCTCCGATCTTTCCGACGAGTGCTTGGCCTGCATATTCCGGTCCCTCGGCTCCGGCGACCGGAAACGATGCTCTCTGGTCTGCCGACGGTGGCTGAGGATCGAGGGACAGAGCCGGCTCCGTCTCTCCCTTCATGCCCAATCGGATCTCCTTCCTATCATCCCTTCCCTCTTCTCCCGCTTCGACGCCGTCACCAAACTCTCCCTCAAATGCGACAGTAGATGCGTGAGCGTCGGCGACGAGGCGCTTGTCCTCATTTCTCTGCGATGTCGCAACCTCACGCGCCTGAAGCTCCGCGCGTGCCGCGAGTTGACCGACGCCGGGATGATGTCGTTCGCCAAAAACTGCAAAGGGTTGAAGAAACTGTCGTGCGGGTCGTGCAAGTTCGGAGCCAAAGGAATGAACGCGGTGCTCGATAATTCCTCAGCTCTGGAAGAGTTATCGGTGAAGCGGCTTTGCGGCATCACCGACGGATCCGCGGCGGAGCCGATCGGGACCGGCGTGGCAGCCGCGTCGCTCAAAAGGATTTGCCTCAAAGAGCTCGACAATGGACAGTGCTTTGGTCCTCTGATAATCGGCGCGAAGAAACTGAGGACTCTGAAGCTCTTCAGGTGCTCCGGCGATTGGGACAAGCTCCTCCAAGTGATAGCTGAGCGAGTGACCTCCATGGTTGAGATCCATCTCGAAAAGCTTCAGGTTAGCGATGTAGGCCTCACCGCCATCTCCAATTGCTTGGATCTGGAAATTCTGCACCTGATCAAGAACCCTGAGTGCACCAATGTAGGATTGGTCTCCGTCGCCGAACGCTGCAAGCTGCTAAGGAAGCTTCACATTGACGGCTGGAAGGCTAATCGAGTAGGCGACGAGGGTTTGGTCTCGGTAGCAAAGAATTGCGCTAACCTTCAGGAATTGGTGCTCATTGGTGTTAATCCaacaaaagtgagcttggaggCATTAGCTTCGAATTGCCCCAATCTCGAACGATTGGCATTCTGTGGAAGCGATACCGTGGGCGATGTCGAGATTTCGTGCATTGCTGCGAAATGCGTGGCGTTGAAGAAGCTCTGCATTAAGGGCTGTCCCGTCTCGGACATCGGCCTCGAAGCATTGGCCGGTGGTTGCCCTAACATGGTGAGAGTGAAGCTCAATAAATGCAGAGGAGTAACAGCAGAGGGAGCTGATTGGTTGAGGGCGAGCAGGCCTTTAACGGCCATGATTTTGGATACAGGTGAAACAATCCAAGGGCTTTTGACGGGGAGGGGTTTTGTGGCTTGCACTCTGAGAAGGTGGGCGTCGAATCGGAATAATAGTTAA
- the LOC103441086 gene encoding mannose-P-dolichol utilization defect 1 protein homolog 2-like has product MKVLGIDFSCALGALGDGHFPDKDCLLPLISKLLGYAIVAASTTVKLPQIIKILQNGSVRGLSIISFELEVVGYTIALAYCLHKGLPFSAYGELAFLLIQALILIAIIYYYSRPMSTRTMITALLYCAVAPTILAGQIDPVLFEALYASQHAIFLGAKIPQIWANFSNKSTGQLSFLTNLMNFAGSMVRVFTSIQEQAPKSVLLGSVIGIATNFTLLSQILMYQKQKPRAGKGKKTE; this is encoded by the exons ATGAAGGTCCTAGGAATCGATTTCAGCTGCGCCTTGGGGGCCCTCGGCGACGGCCACTTCCCCGACAAAGATTGCTTGCTGCCCCTTATTTCCAAGCTCCTCGGCTACGCCATCGTCGCCGCTTCCACCACCGTCAAACTCCCTCAG ATAATAAAAATTTTGCAAAATGGAAGTGTCAGAGGTCTTAGTATTATCTCTTTTGAGCTTGAAGTAGTTGGTTACACCATTGCTCTGGCGTATTGCCTTCATAAAGGGCTGCCGTTCTCAGCTTATGGGGAATTGGCCTTTCTTTTGATCCAAG CTCTCATATTGATTGCCATTATCTATTATTACTCCCGACCTATGAGTACCAGAACAATGATCACAGCGTTACT ATATTGTGCTGTAGCACCAACCATACTAGCTGGCCAGATTGATCCTGTTCTCTTTGAGGCTCTATAT GCATCCCAGCATGCAATCTTCCTCGGTGCCAAGATCCCACAGATATGGGCGAACTTCTCT AATAAAAGTACAGGGCAGCTCAGCTTCTTAACGAACTTAATGAATTTTGCAGGTTCCATGG TGAGAGTTTTCACCAGCATCCAAGAACAAGCACCCAAAAGTG TTCTGTTGGGCTCTGTGATTGGCATCGCAACGAATTTTACCCTCCTGAGTCAGATACTGATGTACCAAAAGCAAAAGCCGCGTGCTGGGAAGGGAAAGAAAACGGAGTAG
- the LOC103441085 gene encoding uncharacterized protein, whose translation MESGLPMLNCLLQHTLRSLCSCSDSSSNSSKWVYAVFWRILPRNYPPPKWDYGGSALDRSKGNKRNWILVWEDGFCDFYECEQARSGYIKGTFGADIFFKMSHEVYNYGEGLLGKVAADNSHRWIFRDTANEGDPNFISSWNASTEPQPRAWEFQFQSGIQTIAIISVREGIIQLGSFDKVLEDLNMVISIQRKFSYLQSIPGVFAMQRPYLPIQHPYIFKPNPQMIGTQDQTALSVYEKHQLTGVKRLFSEVPDDSQIKSINLGWNTPQNGLAGSPPWPIAPLLPSISCSLGALLSKLPSVNIPSYNAAEAPDMLMSNNRNNCADQMQKVNGGIMKIESSCHLDVAHEEKHSSINPNLGLENGGGIDLDSDRYENKRLRT comes from the exons ATGGAAAGTGGACTTCCCATGCTTAATTGTCTCTTGCAGCACACGCTGAGGAGCCTCTGTTCATGTTCAGATTCTTCTTCCAATTCCTCCAAGTGGGTTTATGCTGTCTTCTGGAGAATCTTGCCTCGGAACTATCCTCCTCCAAA GTGGGATTATGGAGGGAGTGCTCTTGATCGATCCAAAGGAAACAAAAGGAACTG GATTCTTGTTTGGGAAGATGGGTTCTGTGATTTCTATGAATGTGAGCAAGCACGAAGTGGGTACATTAAGGGGACGTTTGGAGCTGACATCTTCTTCAAAATGTCACATGAAGTATATAATTATGGAGAAGG ATTGCTTGGGAAAGTTGCAGCAGATAATAGTCACAGATGGATTTTCAGAGATACCGCAAATGAAGGTGATCCTAACTTCATTTCCTCTTGGAATGCATCCACTGAACCG CAACCAAGGGCATGGGAGTTTCAATTCCAATCAGGCATACAG ACAATTGCCATCATTTCTGTTAGAGAAGGCATAATTCAACTCGGTTCATTCGACAAG GTATTGGAGGATCTCAATATGGTGATCAGTATACAGAGGAAATTCAGCTACCTTCAGAGCATACCAGGGGTATTTGCCATGCAAAGACCGTACCTACCAATCCAACATCCCTACATCTTCAAACCAAATCCTCAGATGATTGGAACTCAAGATCAAACAGCTTTATCAGTCTACGAAAAGCACCAACTGACCGGTGTGAAAAGATTGTTCAGTGAAGTTCCTGATGATTCCCAAATCAAGTCCATAAACTTAGGCTGGAACACACCACAAAATGGATTAGCAGGATCACCACCTTGGCCAATTGCTCCTCTTCTGCCCTCTATTTCTTGCAGCCTTGGAGCTCTCCTATCGAAGCTGCCTTCGGTTAATATTCCATCGTATAATGCTGCTGAAGCCCCTGACATGCTTATGAGCAACAACAGGAACAATTGTGCAGATCAGATGCAGAAGGTTAATGGTGGCATTATGAAAATAGAGTCATCCTGTCATTTAGATGTAGCTCATGAAGAAAAGCACAGTTCCATAAACCCTAATTTGGGTTTGGAAAATGGAGGAGGGATAGACTTAGATTCGGACCGGTACGAAAACAAGAGACTTCGGACGTAG